The following coding sequences are from one Lolium rigidum isolate FL_2022 chromosome 6, APGP_CSIRO_Lrig_0.1, whole genome shotgun sequence window:
- the LOC124659082 gene encoding acyl-coenzyme A thioesterase 13-like: MGDPTPPAWMAAAARKWLEDAGAIGKGDGRRAFNALPLSGVRVALAERGRALCSLRVPAHLTDAEGNWHAGAIAAAMDDVCAAAIMSVEGIIKVSVHYDISYFAPAKHHDEVEMDGRVVDRKGRMTAVTTEVRKKDTGELVAIGRQWMTTSRPKGAQGSKL, from the exons ATGGGCGACCCGACGCCGCCGGCGTGGATGGCGGCCGCGGCCCGCAAGTGGCTCGAGGACGCCGGCGCCATCGGGAAGGGCGACGGCCGCAGGGCGTTCAACGCTCTGCCGCTGTCCGGCGTGCGCGTGGCCCTCGCCGAGCGCGGCCGCGCCCTCTGCTCGCTCCGCGTGCCCGCCCACCTCACC GACGCGGAGGGGAATTGGCACGCGGGGGCGATCGCTGCGGCGATGGACGACGTCTGCGCGGCGGCGATCATGTCGGTGGAGGGCATCATCAAGGTCTCCGTCCATTacgacatctcctacttcgcaccAGCCAAGCACCAT GACGAAGTGGAGATGGATGGGAGGGTGGTCGACCGGAAAGGGAGGATGACGGCGGTGACGACGGAAGTCCGCAAGAAGGACACTGGCGAGCTGGTGGCGATTGGGCGGCAGTGGATGACCACGTCTAGACCaaagggagctcaaggaagcaagCTATGA